DNA from Agarilytica rhodophyticola:
GCATGTTTTCGATTTTAAAAACTCTACATCTGTGAGAATCAACAAGCGTAAATATCGCGATATGACTAAATTAAATGTTGGTGATTCTGTTATCTATAAAAAATCAATTAAGAAGAAAAAGAAAAAATATGTCAGTGCCACTATTCAGCAATTAGACAAAGATGCTAAAAAAGTTACTTTTATTGAGAGTGAAACGGGTGCGTTAAAAACTTACAAATATGAACCTGAAAAAACAAATAGATCCGGTAAGCTTGATGCAAATAATGTTCAACCTGGTCAAAGGGTGGTACTTGAAATTGTGTCTAAATAGTACTTCAAGTTATGGAGCTGCTACACAACCAAGGAAGGTGTCTATTAAGGCTGGAAAACACATACACTAGAGCCTGTAACGTTTATGCTAACAGGCTTTAGCAAATATTGAGCTTGTCCCAGATCTGATCAACTTTATCTTTTACTTCTTGCGTCATGCGGATTGGTTCGCCCCATTCGCGGTTTGTTTCACCTGGCCATTTATTAGTAGCATCAATTCCCATCTTTGATCCTAAGCCTGACACAGGAGATGCGAAGTCTAGATAGTCAATGGGTGTATGATCTATCATTGTTGTATCTCTTGTGGGGTCTACTCGTGTTGTTAAAGCCCAAATAACATCTTCCCAATCCCGGGCATTAACATCATCGTCAGTGACAATAACAAATTTAGTATACATAAACTGTCGTAGAAAAGACCACACGCCCATCATCACGCGCTTAGCATGTCCCGGGTATTGTTTTTTTATTGTTACTACTGCCAGACGATACGAACAACCTTCTGGAGGCAGATAAAAATCTACAATTTCTGGGTACTGTTTTCTCAATAATGGGACGAATACTTCATTAAGAGCAAGCCCTAAGATTGCTGGTTCATCCGGAGGCCTGCCAGTATAAGTGCTATGATAAACAGGCTTTTTCCTATGGGTAATTCTTTCTATTGTGAAAACAGGGAAAGACTCAACCTCATTGTAATACCCAGTATGGTCACCAAATGGGCCTTCGTTAGCCATTTCAGAGGGATCAATTGTGCCTTCTAGAATAAATTCTGCAGTTGCTGGGACTTGCAAAGAATTCCCTATGCTTTTTGTCACTTCTGTTTTACTGTTACGCAATAAACCTGCAAATGCATACTCACTCAATGTATCAGGTACAGGAGTAACAGCACCTAATATTGTCGCGGGATCCGCCCCAAGTGCTATTGATACTGGAAATTTCTCACCAGGATAATGTTGTTGCCATTCTTTGAAGTCTAGCGCGCCGCCGCGATGACTTAGCCAGCGCATAATCAGTTTATTTTTGGCAATAACCTGCATGCGGTAAATACCCAGATTTTGCCTTTCTTTACTGGGGCCTCTAGTTACGACTAGAGGCCATGTGACTAATGGCCCAGCATCGCCAGGCCAGCATGTTTGTATAGGAATGCTATTGAGATCTACCGCCTCTTGTTCAAGAATAACCTCCTGACAAGGGGCGTTCTTAACTTCTTTTGGTGACATGGTAAGGACGCGCTTGAATATGGGCATTTTGTTCCAAGCGTCTTTCAGTCCTTTTGGTGGTTCAGGTTCTTTTAAAAAAGCGAGCAGTTCGCCCACTTCACGCAGCGCTTCTGTACTCTCTTGCCCCATTCCCAGAGCCACACGCTCTGGTGTGCCAAAAAGGTTAGCAAGTACAGGAATATCGTGACCCACTACATTTTCAAAAAGGAGTGCTGGCCCTTTTGCTCTTAAAGTGCGGTCAGATATTTCGGTAATTTCAAGATGGCAATTAACCGCGTGACTTATGCGTTTCAATTGCCCTTTTTTTTCCAAAAGAGCAATAAAATCTCTCAGATCTTTAAATTGCATTGAGCATGACTATTTAGATTTCATTGATAGGAAAAACTCAATGTTGGTTTTGAAGTCTTTAAGCCTGTCTAATAAAAATTCTGTCGCCGCAGTATCTTCCATATCATGTAATAACTTGCGTAAGATCCAAATACGTTGTAATTCGTCTTCTTTCATTAACAAATCTTCGCGACGGGTACCTGAACGTCGAATATTGATTGCTGGATAAACACGTTTTTCCGCAATCTTTCTATCCAGGTGTAATTCCATATTACCAGTTCCCTTAAACTCTTCGTAAATAACTTCGTCCATCTTAGAGCCGGTATCAATAAGTGCAGTTGCTATAATTGAAAGGCTTCCACCTTCTTCAATATTTCGCGCTGCTCCAAAAAATCTTTTGGGTCTTTCCAGTGCGTGGGCATCAACACCACCGGTTAATACCTTGCCTGATGAAGGAACAACAGTGTTGTAAGCGCGTGCTAGACGAGTAATCGAGTCGAGCAAAATAACTACATCTTTTTTATGCTCTGATAGTCTTTTTGCTCGTTCAATAACCATCTCTGCTACTTGAACATGACGCGACGGTGGTTCATCGAATGTTGAAGCAACAACCTCTCCACGCACGGAACGTTGCATTTCTGTTACTTCTTCAGGACGCTCATCAATAAGTAAAACAATTAAGTGGCACTCTGGATTATTACGTGTAATTGCCTGTGCAATGTTTTGCATCATTATTGTCTTACCTGCCTTCGGTGGTGCAACAATAAGACCACGCTGGCCTTTACCGATAGGTGATGTGAGATCGATGATACGACCGGTAAGATCTTCTGAGGAGCCATTGCCTGATTCGAGAACAATGCGCTCATTGGGGAATAGGGGTGTAAGGTTTTCAAAGAGAATTTTGTTACGAGAGCTTTCAGGCTTGTCGAAATTAATTTCGCTTACCTTAAGCATCGCGAAGTAACGTTCACCTTCTTTAGGTGGTCTTATTTTCCCCGCAATGCTATCACCAGTGCGAAGGTTGAATCGCCTGATTTGGCTAGGTGATACATAGATATCGTCTGGGCCTGCAAGATAGGACGAGTCGGCAGACCTCAGGAAACCAAAACCGTCTTGTAATATTTCCAATACCCCATCGCCGTATATGTCTTCACCGCTGCGTGCATGTTTTTTCAAGATGTTAAAAATTACATCCTGTTTGCGAGAACGCGCCAGGTTTTCCATCCCCATTTCTTTTGCGATTTGGATAAGC
Protein-coding regions in this window:
- the ubiD gene encoding 4-hydroxy-3-polyprenylbenzoate decarboxylase, whose translation is MQFKDLRDFIALLEKKGQLKRISHAVNCHLEITEISDRTLRAKGPALLFENVVGHDIPVLANLFGTPERVALGMGQESTEALREVGELLAFLKEPEPPKGLKDAWNKMPIFKRVLTMSPKEVKNAPCQEVILEQEAVDLNSIPIQTCWPGDAGPLVTWPLVVTRGPSKERQNLGIYRMQVIAKNKLIMRWLSHRGGALDFKEWQQHYPGEKFPVSIALGADPATILGAVTPVPDTLSEYAFAGLLRNSKTEVTKSIGNSLQVPATAEFILEGTIDPSEMANEGPFGDHTGYYNEVESFPVFTIERITHRKKPVYHSTYTGRPPDEPAILGLALNEVFVPLLRKQYPEIVDFYLPPEGCSYRLAVVTIKKQYPGHAKRVMMGVWSFLRQFMYTKFVIVTDDDVNARDWEDVIWALTTRVDPTRDTTMIDHTPIDYLDFASPVSGLGSKMGIDATNKWPGETNREWGEPIRMTQEVKDKVDQIWDKLNIC
- the rho gene encoding transcription termination factor Rho, which translates into the protein MNLTDLKTKPIEELIQIAKEMGMENLARSRKQDVIFNILKKHARSGEDIYGDGVLEILQDGFGFLRSADSSYLAGPDDIYVSPSQIRRFNLRTGDSIAGKIRPPKEGERYFAMLKVSEINFDKPESSRNKILFENLTPLFPNERIVLESGNGSSEDLTGRIIDLTSPIGKGQRGLIVAPPKAGKTIMMQNIAQAITRNNPECHLIVLLIDERPEEVTEMQRSVRGEVVASTFDEPPSRHVQVAEMVIERAKRLSEHKKDVVILLDSITRLARAYNTVVPSSGKVLTGGVDAHALERPKRFFGAARNIEEGGSLSIIATALIDTGSKMDEVIYEEFKGTGNMELHLDRKIAEKRVYPAINIRRSGTRREDLLMKEDELQRIWILRKLLHDMEDTAATEFLLDRLKDFKTNIEFFLSMKSK